A region of Alosa alosa isolate M-15738 ecotype Scorff River chromosome 17, AALO_Geno_1.1, whole genome shotgun sequence DNA encodes the following proteins:
- the optn gene encoding optineurin, with amino-acid sequence MASSTPMVNGDLSRGSPPGPAVGSLEEAVQQMNTLIKENRELKEALRQTNSSMKERFEDLSVWREKQREEREFLEGRLEEARQRVTTLTTENEGLKKRVQELQSTSPPAQAVTGELEALRVQLARVQAEKNDLVALNSELQLKMGQGSPEDSFIEIRIAEGQLDVTKDLPSAQEELTASCMSRFKSEEQTVSQLLQSLRSETKCKETLEIELQAARERLNELELQRQINRESSTQTSLSLQLADQQQAEKDKQSSDDKSATEVENLKTQVKTLVKELQEPQSKLDEAEKMKKNLQDRCREMEQELASLRTQLGERQQVQTENERLKLQLESLQAHNKMEQKKALEEKNNLAQLKDAYTKLFEDYNEMKEERKRREQASVSREEANDVQMRLAAAEQALAAKQQKIDDMKQELFQKEKELETISVFKAQAEVYSADFYAERAAREAIHAEKERLAAQLEFVKKQKSQLEDEMDSLGRQSLGEMQRRHVPRGATPQGGSRGAEVNIPEHACPKCNEILPDLDSLQIHIMDCII; translated from the exons ATGGCTTCCAGCACCCCAATGGTGAATGGGGACTTGAGCCGGGGGTCCCCCCCTGGACCTGCTGTGGGCAGTCTAGAGGAGGCCGTTCAGCAGATGAACACCCTCATCAAGGAGAACCGAGAGCTAAAAG AGGCGTTGAGGCAGACTAACTCGTCCATGAAGGAGCGTTTCGAGGATCTGTCTGTCTGGCGCGAGAAGCAGAGGGAGGAACGGGAGTTCCTGGAGGGACGACTGGAGGAAGCCAGGCAACGAGTGACGACTCTCACTACAGAAAACGAGGGACTGAAAAAACGAGTGCAAGAGCTGCAGAGCACCTCACCGCCAGCACAG GCTGTGACAGGGGAGCTGGAGGCGCTCAGGGTGCAGCTGGCCCGCGTGCAGGCCGAGAAGAACGACCTGGTGGCCCTCAACTCCGAGCTGCAGCTGAAGATGGGCCAGGGATCACCCGAGGACTCCTTCATCGAGATCCGGATCGCT GAAGGACAACTGGATGTGACTAAAGACTTACCCTCTGCTCAGGAAGAACTCACAGCTTCATGCAT GTCACGCTTCAAATCCGAAGAGCAGACGGTGAGCCAACTGCTGCAGTCCCTGAGGAGTGAGACCAAATGCAAGGAGACGCTGGAAATTGAGCTCCAGGCTGCAAGAGAGAG ATTGAACGAGTTGGAACTTCAGAGgcagataaacagagagagcagCACACAGACGTCACTATCTCTCCAGCTCGCTGATCAACAGCAGGCTGAGAAGGACAAACAGAGCAGTGATGATAAG tctgCAACCGAAGTGGAGAATCTGAAGACTCAGGTGAAGACTCTGGTCAAAGAGCTCCAGGAGCCTCAGAGCAAACTGGATGAAGCagaaaaaatgaagaaaaaccTCCAGGACCG GTGTCGGGAGATGGAGCAGGAGCTGGCCAGCCTGAGGACCCAGCTGGGGGAGCGGCAGCAGGTGCAGACTGAGAACGAGAGGCTCAAGCTGCAGCTGGAGAGTCTGCAGGCCCACAACAAGATGGAGCAGAAGAAGGCCCTGGAGGAGAA GAACAACCTGGCTCAGTTGAAAGATGCATACACTAAGCTGTTTGAAGATTATAATGagatgaaggaggagaggaagagacgaGAG CAGGCTAGCGTGTCGCGGGAGGAGGCCAACGATGTCCAAATGCGTTTGGCTGCAGCTGAGCAGGCGCTGGCTGCCAAGCAACAGAAGATTGATGACATGAAGCAGGAACTCTTCCAGAAGGAGAAGGAACTTGAGACGATCTCAGTCTTTAAGGCccag gCGGAAGTGTACTCGGCTGATTTCTATGCGGAGCGGGCTGCTCGAGAGGCCATCCATGCAGAGAAGGAGCGTCTCGCTGCCCAGCTGGAGTTTGTCAAGAAACAGAAGAGCCAACTGGAGGATGAGATGGACTCGCTGGGCAG ACAATCCTTAGGAGAGATGCAGCGCAGACACGTGCCACGTGGAGCCACGCCACAAGGGGGAAGCAGAG GAGCGGAAGTGAACATTCCGGAACATGCCTGtccaaaatgtaatgaaatccTTCCTGATCTGGACTCTCTGCAAATCCACATCATGGACTGCATCA